The following proteins are co-located in the Tiliqua scincoides isolate rTilSci1 chromosome 8, rTilSci1.hap2, whole genome shotgun sequence genome:
- the GNA11 gene encoding guanine nucleotide-binding protein subunit alpha-11, with amino-acid sequence MTLESMMACCLSDEVKESKRINAEIEKQLRRDKRDARRELKLLLLGTGESGKSTFIKQMRIIHGSGYSEEDKKGFTKLVYQNIFTAMQSMIRAMETLKILYKYEQNKANALLIREVDVEKVASFEQPYVSAIKTLWNDPGIQECYDRRREYQLSDSAKYYLTDVDRIATPGYLPTQQDVLRVRVPTTGIIEYPFDLENIIFRMVDVGGQRSERRKWIHCFENVTSIMFLVALSEYDQVLVESDNENRMEESKALFRTIITYPWFQNSSVILFLNKKDLLEDKIMYSHLVDYFPEFDGPQRDAQTAREFILKMFVDLNPDSDKIIYSHFTCATDTENIRFVFAAVKDTILQLNLKEYNLV; translated from the exons ATGACGCTGGAATCCATGATGGCCTGTTGCCTCAGCGACGAGGTGAAGGAGTCCAAGCGCATCAACGCCGAGATCGAGAAGCAGCTGCGGAGGGACAAGCGCGACGCCCGGCGCGAGCTCAAGCTCCTCCTCCTCG gCACaggggagagtgggaagagcacaTTCATTAAACAGATGCGGATAATCCATGGCTCGGGCTACTCTGAGGAAGATAAAAAGGGTTTCACCAAGCTGGTGTACCAGAACATCTTCACTGCTATGCAGTCAATGATCAGGGCCATGGAGACCTTAAAGATCCTGTATAAGTATGAACAGAACAAG GCCAATGCACTGCTGATCCGGGAAGTGGATGTAGAAAAAGTTGCATCCTTCGAACAGCCCTATGTAAGTGCAATTAAGACATTGTGGAATGACCCAGGAATCCAGGAGTGTTATGACCGGCGGCGAGAATACCAGCTCTCAGACTCTGCTAAATA CTACCTTACTGACGTGGACCGCATTGCCACCCCAGGGTACCTCCCAACCCAACAAGACGTTCTGCGGGTCAGAGTTCCAACAACTGGGATCATTGAGTACCCTTTTGATCTAGAGAACATTATCTTCAG GATGGTGGATGTTGGGGGTCAGAGGTCAGAACGGAGGAAATGGATACATTGCTTTGAAAACGTAACCTCCATCATGTTTTTAGTAGCCCTTAGTGAATATGACCAAGTGCTGGTGGAGTCTGATAATGAG AACCGGATGGAAGAGAGCAAAGCCCTTTTTCGGACCATAATCACCTACCCCTGGTTTCAGAACTCCTCTGTCATCCTTTTTCTCAACAAGAAAGACCTGTTGGAAGACAAGATAATGTACTCTCACCTTGTGGATTATTTTCCAGAGTTTGATG GCCCCCAGAGAGACGCACAGACAGCCCGGGAGTTCATCCTCAAGATGTTTGTGGATCTAAATCCTGACAGCGACAAAATTATCTACTCTCACTTCACGTGTGCCACAGATACGGAAAACATCCGGTTTGTCTTTGCTGCTGTCAAGGACACCATCTTGCAGCTCAACTTGAAGGAATATAACCTAGTCTGA